The proteins below come from a single Leptospiraceae bacterium genomic window:
- a CDS encoding transposase: MAYGMPISMCVGNVYENAHPESLNKTIKAGEINMSDYASKEESGASIFGYLNKYNTLKPHSEHNGMLPAEFATSISKKKNK, encoded by the coding sequence ATGGCTTACGGAATGCCGATTTCTATGTGCGTCGGTAATGTATACGAAAACGCTCACCCTGAATCATTGAATAAAACTATCAAGGCTGGAGAAATAAATATGTCAGACTATGCTAGCAAGGAAGAATCTGGAGCCTCTATATTTGGTTACTTAAACAAGTATAACACACTGAAACCTCACTCTGAGCATAATGGTATGTTACCTGCTGAATTCGCTACATCTATTTCAAAGAAGAAAAATAAGTAA
- a CDS encoding glycosyltransferase: protein MIKSNSEPLVSVIIATYNSEKYLEECILSILNQKYNEIELIIIDGKSKDKTLDIIKKYKEKINYWVSEFDLGIYDAWNKGLKVANGSWISFIGSDDFFDNNAIANYVNHINTLDFVPDFVSSKITLINENKKIIKVVGKAWVWNQFKRYMSTLHVGMFHNKNLFEKYGYYNLNYRICADYELLLRPKNNLITSFLPLNTCFMRIGGISNKDTANFKEVYKIKTTTAGRFKFVAFIEYFVSLVWFKFCRLFKI from the coding sequence ATGATAAAATCAAATAGTGAGCCACTTGTTTCTGTTATTATTGCAACTTATAATTCTGAGAAATATTTAGAGGAGTGTATTTTAAGCATTTTAAATCAGAAATATAATGAGATTGAGCTAATCATTATTGATGGAAAATCAAAAGATAAAACTTTAGATATTATTAAAAAATATAAAGAAAAAATTAATTATTGGGTTTCAGAATTTGATTTGGGGATATATGATGCTTGGAATAAAGGACTAAAAGTAGCAAATGGATCGTGGATTTCTTTTATTGGATCAGATGATTTTTTTGATAATAATGCTATTGCTAATTATGTAAATCATATTAATACTTTAGATTTTGTACCTGATTTTGTTTCATCAAAAATAACATTAATAAATGAAAATAAAAAAATAATAAAAGTTGTAGGGAAAGCTTGGGTTTGGAATCAGTTTAAAAGATATATGTCTACTTTACATGTTGGCATGTTCCATAATAAAAATTTATTCGAGAAGTATGGTTATTATAATTTGAACTACCGAATATGTGCAGATTATGAACTTTTGTTGCGACCTAAAAACAATCTTATTACTTCATTTTTGCCACTTAATACATGCTTTATGCGAATAGGTGGAATTAGCAATAAAGATACTGCAAATTTTAAAGAAGTTTATAAAATAAAAACTACAACAGCTGGAAGATTTAAATTTGTTGCATTCATTGAATACTTTGTTTCTTTAGTTTGGTTTAAATTTTGTAGATTATTTAAAATATAA
- a CDS encoding acetyltransferase (WbbJ; catalyzes the transfer of the O-acetyl moiety to the O antigen; part of the lipopolysaccharide biosynthetic pathway): protein MLVLYCRYGFYGFIRLIRDYLLTFIFYNNSRILRYPNYIRGKKYIDFGKSLTTGVGLRIDAMPINKSKIVLKFGCDIELNDYVHIGAIDSITIGNNVLIASKVFITDHNHGNYSGDEPHNNPNIPPRNNSLHSSPVEIQDNVWIGENVSILPGVTVGKGSIIGAMSLVNKNIPPYSLAVGIPAKVVKTFNFESKKWEKIQNQ from the coding sequence ATGTTAGTTTTGTATTGTAGATATGGCTTCTATGGATTTATAAGACTTATAAGAGACTATCTATTAACGTTTATCTTCTATAATAATTCTCGAATACTTCGATATCCAAATTATATTAGAGGTAAAAAATATATTGATTTTGGCAAAAGTTTAACAACTGGAGTTGGACTTAGAATAGATGCAATGCCAATTAATAAATCAAAAATTGTATTAAAATTTGGTTGTGATATTGAACTTAATGATTACGTTCATATTGGAGCTATTGATTCAATTACAATTGGTAATAATGTTTTGATTGCGAGTAAAGTTTTTATCACAGATCATAATCATGGTAACTATAGTGGAGATGAGCCACATAATAATCCAAACATACCACCTCGAAATAATAGTTTGCATTCATCCCCAGTAGAAATTCAAGATAATGTATGGATTGGAGAAAACGTTTCAATTTTACCAGGAGTAACAGTTGGAAAAGGTAGTATTATTGGTGCAATGTCATTAGTAAATAAAAATATACCTCCTTACTCTTTAGCAGTTGGAATTCCAGCTAAAGTAGTTAAAACATTTAATTTCGAAAGTAAAAAATGGGAAAAAATACAAAACCAATAA
- a CDS encoding glycosyltransferase: protein MGKNTKPIIVVSAINFFEGGPLSILKDCVFNLVKYYAPDYEIIALVHRKELLDIKGVTIIEYPKSRSSYFYRLYYEYIHFNNFSKRINPYLWISLHDITPNVRAQRQIVYCHNPSVFYKATFKDFRFSTAFLLFTIFYKFLYRINIKKNRFVVVQQNWINLEFRRLFNIKNVITAYPFVSKSSKRVLKSTQNEKFIFFFPTIARSFKNLEVICDAVKILNVTNSNRYKVYLTIDGSENSYAKYIFNKYNQYSEIEFIGRITREKVYEIYEKTDCLLFPSKLETWGLPLSEFKDFNKPIIAADLPYAHETIGEYDKVSFFNPLSAKDLSVVMQKLIIGDNLFLTRNVVLTQKPDASNWRELLEILVNN, encoded by the coding sequence ATGGGAAAAAATACAAAACCAATAATTGTAGTATCTGCTATAAATTTTTTTGAGGGTGGTCCATTATCAATATTAAAGGATTGTGTTTTTAACCTAGTAAAATACTACGCTCCGGATTATGAAATAATTGCATTAGTTCACCGAAAAGAGTTATTAGATATAAAAGGTGTTACAATAATTGAATATCCAAAATCTAGAAGTTCATATTTCTATCGTTTATATTATGAGTATATACATTTTAACAATTTTTCAAAAAGAATAAATCCATATTTGTGGATATCACTACATGATATAACCCCAAATGTTAGAGCACAACGTCAAATTGTTTATTGTCATAATCCGTCTGTATTTTATAAAGCAACTTTTAAGGATTTTCGTTTTTCAACGGCATTCCTTTTATTTACAATTTTTTATAAATTTTTATATAGAATAAATATTAAAAAAAATAGATTTGTTGTAGTTCAACAAAATTGGATTAATTTGGAATTTCGTAGGTTATTTAATATCAAAAATGTTATAACTGCTTATCCATTCGTTAGTAAAAGTTCAAAAAGAGTTTTGAAATCTACACAGAATGAAAAGTTTATATTTTTTTTCCCTACAATAGCTCGTTCATTTAAAAATTTAGAAGTTATATGTGATGCAGTTAAAATTTTAAATGTTACAAATTCTAATCGGTATAAGGTTTATTTAACAATAGATGGGTCTGAAAATAGTTATGCAAAATATATTTTTAATAAATATAACCAATATTCTGAAATTGAATTTATTGGTCGTATTACAAGAGAAAAGGTCTATGAAATATACGAAAAAACAGATTGTTTACTATTCCCTTCAAAATTAGAAACTTGGGGTTTACCACTTTCCGAATTTAAAGATTTTAATAAGCCAATTATTGCGGCAGATTTACCATATGCACACGAAACTATTGGAGAATATGATAAAGTTTCATTTTTCAACCCTCTGTCTGCTAAAGATTTATCAGTAGTAATGCAGAAGCTAATTATTGGAGACAATTTATTTTTAACTAGAAACGTTGTTTTAACTCAAAAACCTGACGCTTCAAATTGGAGAGAGTTATTAGAAATTTTAGTAAATAATTAA
- a CDS encoding acyltransferase: MTYRPDVDGLRAIAVLSVIIYHFSRKFLPGGYLGVDIFFVLSGYLITTIIWREILEDKFSIIRFYDRRVRRIFPALLIVLIATTVISILIFLPLDLIGFAKSIFATLTFVANIYFWRDTNYFSRVAEEKPLLHLWSLGVEEQFYLLFPLLLLFLFRKAKSWTLIVLVGFCFGSLVSNVFALKFGANLPAFYLLPTRVWEICAGAIIALLPTKFEFTPKTMAGFGYAGLTLIIVSLTTSWHWNLPFVPDPFFVVLGTTFILYSGLRERHLVNSLLSRRWIVFIGLISYSLYLWHWPVIVFLKYYLVRDLTISEMIGATIFMLSAAIVSWRYIESPFRSTLYTIQRVRRIVITLVMILTIVAGVIIIQSGFPNRLNPAAMQINSAVGTNYRCDMSDYLYFDQSRACVLELPSRNPNDADVVLLGNSHAQMYAPLFREIFRSHSLFGLLVPANGCLPTYDININSECTQLANRNIDGVIKLDKTRVVVLSTTWDSFIAKVKTSATNASSAQMMIDGLDKTINRIIRSGKKVILIGPIVTPGWDVASITGRNLAFGRSTELPLYTSMQDFQDKYSSVIAHFENRNDIVFVRPDEVQCSSGRCDYVIDGHSLFSDDNHLAIAELWRFQKIFEKALTVILHNK, encoded by the coding sequence ATGACTTATCGTCCAGATGTAGATGGTTTACGCGCAATCGCGGTATTATCCGTGATTATTTATCATTTCTCCCGAAAATTTCTGCCGGGTGGATATCTTGGTGTAGACATTTTTTTTGTATTGTCGGGTTATTTGATCACGACTATTATTTGGCGGGAAATATTGGAGGATAAATTTTCGATCATTCGTTTTTATGACCGACGGGTTCGAAGAATTTTTCCTGCGCTTCTTATTGTACTTATTGCGACTACCGTTATTTCTATCCTAATTTTTCTTCCTCTTGATCTGATCGGTTTTGCAAAAAGTATATTTGCTACATTGACTTTTGTTGCGAATATCTATTTTTGGCGAGATACAAATTATTTTTCACGAGTAGCAGAAGAAAAACCATTATTGCATTTATGGTCCCTTGGGGTAGAAGAGCAGTTCTATCTTTTATTTCCATTGTTATTATTGTTTTTGTTTAGGAAAGCGAAAAGTTGGACATTGATTGTTCTAGTCGGTTTTTGTTTTGGTTCACTTGTCAGCAATGTATTCGCACTTAAATTCGGAGCGAATCTCCCTGCCTTCTATTTGTTACCGACCCGTGTATGGGAAATCTGCGCTGGTGCAATTATAGCGTTACTCCCGACTAAATTTGAATTTACTCCAAAAACTATGGCGGGTTTCGGATATGCAGGTTTGACGCTAATCATTGTTAGCCTCACGACTAGTTGGCACTGGAATCTTCCATTTGTTCCTGATCCATTTTTTGTCGTGTTAGGTACTACTTTTATCCTATATAGTGGGTTACGTGAGAGACACCTAGTTAACAGTTTACTTTCGAGGAGATGGATTGTATTTATAGGGCTCATTTCTTATTCGCTCTATTTATGGCACTGGCCTGTTATAGTATTTTTAAAATACTACCTTGTTCGCGATTTGACTATATCTGAAATGATAGGAGCCACTATATTTATGCTTTCCGCTGCGATAGTATCATGGCGTTATATTGAATCACCTTTCCGTTCGACTTTATATACGATTCAGAGAGTTCGGAGAATTGTAATTACTTTGGTCATGATTTTAACGATAGTCGCTGGAGTTATAATAATTCAATCTGGATTTCCAAATAGACTTAATCCTGCTGCGATGCAGATTAATTCTGCAGTAGGCACAAATTATCGTTGCGATATGTCAGATTATTTGTATTTCGATCAGTCCCGTGCCTGTGTATTAGAACTTCCGTCGCGTAATCCAAATGATGCCGATGTTGTCCTTCTTGGTAATTCTCACGCTCAAATGTATGCGCCTTTGTTTCGAGAAATTTTTAGAAGTCACTCTTTATTTGGACTTCTAGTTCCGGCTAATGGATGTTTGCCTACTTATGATATTAATATTAATTCAGAATGCACGCAACTTGCAAATCGAAATATTGACGGAGTAATTAAGTTGGATAAAACACGCGTAGTCGTACTTAGTACAACATGGGATAGTTTTATAGCCAAGGTAAAAACCTCAGCTACAAATGCATCATCTGCTCAAATGATGATTGATGGTTTAGACAAAACAATTAATCGAATAATTAGGAGTGGCAAAAAGGTAATATTAATAGGTCCAATTGTAACTCCGGGATGGGATGTCGCTTCCATAACAGGGCGTAATTTAGCATTTGGTCGATCTACAGAACTCCCCTTGTATACTTCCATGCAAGATTTTCAGGATAAATATTCCAGTGTTATTGCTCATTTTGAAAACCGAAACGATATTGTGTTTGTGAGACCGGATGAAGTCCAGTGCAGTAGTGGAAGGTGTGACTATGTGATTGACGGACATTCGTTATTTTCGGATGACAATCACTTAGCGATAGCCGAATTGTGGAGATTTCAAAAAATATTTGAAAAAGCGTTAACTGTCATCCTGCATAATAAATGA
- a CDS encoding efflux RND transporter permease subunit: MKKQISTILIILICVTTIYLFNRPFTETFPVTDFGIVKIITETTESSSQKVEDSITIPIEKSLKNIDGIKTFVTTTIPGRSEIEIYSKENTSIELFKKVSEQVSKVGLPINEKPKIKSMNTNDSPILEVAITKSNSSFETVNEVCNKLQNKIQPKINQFGKLKCIIDNKKVNGKSAAILTLTALMGQDQISLVKKIQKELSGDLDTYGLIFLNNSNKYLLEKLFNNLLIIFLFLLVAGIILFFLNRSVILNFALSFTGIIVFSILVLNLGKQSFNIISSQALNFALPLILLSTFYFINFSESKENSFSAKKRGLFIVSIGLLLFSFLCFPFLATNGIFGKFLSTGVYTVLVLLAVCVLFLLPYTINDISHSLEGNKIPSEKIYQIFNYFTKTRFWVFLSFALLLLIFMLTIVLITTQGKFKLFPDENPTNYRFVLKANSQSQASVIENEIIRIENILQNYNQEIEFYVSLIGKIKKDENDPYALYGQQFAQISIRLNERTKEENERFINHLKTSITPPNNIHLELEKLNFAPPKSKPISIELSGENKERLQETSKIYLEKLSSLSGVINPELSHPEYDGEYLRRRDFSPILEIVADLDEKVTAKRNVHSEIQLLEKILPTGIQVKPFEDMEMEKNTQNTSYAYLTSLGLMFLTTVLLAFYYSSPWPVFIGLIMPFLSISGPMIINIIFGEYISLYTIIIIIVFFPVTYLGFLVLLENIRNRNSVILGAIDSISVNFYLPAGIALLGLFSHFFNYRNILPTELLSFSGAFIYHILFLGFFLPIILHFLPFGIIKKNK, encoded by the coding sequence ATGAAAAAACAAATTTCTACAATTTTAATAATTCTTATTTGTGTAACAACAATCTACTTATTCAATCGACCATTTACGGAAACATTTCCCGTAACTGATTTTGGAATTGTGAAAATTATAACTGAGACAACCGAATCTAGTTCCCAGAAAGTGGAAGATTCTATTACGATTCCAATTGAAAAATCTCTAAAAAATATAGATGGAATTAAGACATTTGTAACCACAACGATCCCCGGTCGATCGGAAATTGAAATTTATTCCAAAGAAAATACTTCTATTGAATTATTTAAAAAAGTCAGTGAACAAGTTAGTAAAGTGGGGTTACCTATAAACGAAAAACCTAAAATTAAATCAATGAATACAAATGATTCCCCTATCTTAGAAGTAGCTATTACAAAGTCGAACTCTAGCTTCGAAACGGTAAACGAAGTTTGCAATAAACTACAAAATAAGATTCAACCTAAAATCAACCAATTTGGAAAATTAAAATGTATAATTGATAACAAAAAAGTAAACGGAAAATCTGCCGCGATTTTAACGTTAACCGCTTTAATGGGACAGGATCAAATTAGTTTAGTCAAAAAGATACAAAAAGAATTGAGTGGGGATTTGGATACTTATGGTCTTATATTTCTAAATAACTCTAATAAATATTTACTAGAAAAACTTTTTAATAACCTGTTGATAATTTTCCTTTTTTTACTCGTTGCTGGAATCATATTATTTTTCTTAAATCGTTCGGTTATCCTTAATTTTGCGCTTAGTTTTACAGGAATCATTGTTTTCTCTATTTTAGTATTAAATTTAGGTAAACAAAGTTTTAACATAATTTCAAGTCAGGCATTGAATTTCGCTCTTCCTCTAATTTTACTTTCAACATTTTATTTTATAAATTTTTCAGAATCAAAAGAAAATAGTTTCTCAGCAAAAAAAAGAGGATTGTTTATAGTAAGTATAGGCTTATTACTATTTTCCTTTCTATGTTTTCCATTTTTAGCAACGAATGGAATTTTTGGAAAATTTCTTTCCACAGGTGTTTATACAGTTTTAGTTTTACTTGCTGTTTGCGTTTTATTTTTATTACCGTATACGATAAACGATATAAGTCATTCCTTAGAAGGAAATAAAATACCGAGTGAAAAAATTTACCAAATCTTTAACTATTTCACCAAAACTCGGTTTTGGGTTTTCCTTTCTTTTGCCTTATTATTATTAATTTTTATGCTTACAATAGTTTTAATTACCACACAAGGGAAGTTCAAATTATTTCCTGACGAAAACCCAACAAATTATCGATTTGTATTAAAGGCTAATTCTCAATCACAAGCCTCTGTAATTGAAAATGAAATAATTAGAATTGAAAACATTCTACAAAATTACAATCAGGAAATTGAATTCTATGTTTCTCTAATTGGTAAAATAAAAAAAGATGAAAATGATCCATATGCATTATATGGACAACAATTCGCTCAAATTTCAATTCGCTTAAACGAACGGACAAAAGAAGAAAACGAACGTTTCATCAATCATCTAAAAACTTCGATCACACCTCCCAATAATATCCATTTGGAATTGGAGAAATTAAATTTTGCTCCACCCAAATCAAAACCTATATCTATTGAATTATCAGGTGAAAATAAAGAACGTTTGCAAGAGACTTCAAAAATTTATTTGGAAAAACTTTCCTCCTTATCTGGAGTTATAAACCCAGAACTTTCACACCCTGAATATGACGGCGAGTATTTACGTCGTCGAGATTTTTCTCCCATTCTTGAAATAGTTGCTGATTTAGATGAAAAAGTAACTGCAAAAAGGAATGTTCATTCGGAGATTCAGTTACTAGAAAAAATTTTACCAACAGGCATTCAAGTAAAACCATTTGAGGATATGGAAATGGAAAAGAATACGCAAAATACTTCTTATGCGTATTTAACTTCTTTAGGGTTAATGTTTCTTACGACGGTTCTACTTGCATTTTATTATTCATCCCCATGGCCAGTATTCATTGGGTTAATAATGCCGTTCCTTTCAATATCTGGACCAATGATTATAAATATAATATTCGGTGAGTATATATCTTTATATACAATCATTATAATAATTGTATTTTTCCCTGTAACGTATTTGGGCTTCCTAGTACTATTGGAAAATATTCGGAATAGAAATTCTGTAATACTTGGAGCGATTGATTCAATCTCTGTTAACTTTTATCTTCCCGCTGGAATTGCACTATTAGGATTATTTTCTCATTTTTTCAATTATCGAAATATACTTCCCACCGAACTTCTATCCTTTAGCGGAGCGTTTATATATCATATTTTATTTTTAGGATTTTTTCTGCCTATTATACTTCATTTTTTACCATTCGGGATAATAAAGAAAAATAAATAA
- a CDS encoding glycosyltransferase has protein sequence MTDIIISIVTYKNNFAQLQKVIQSVLNTNLNIKLFISDNSPDQSIKQICQDSRVEYIFNQSNIGFGAGHNLIIKKVWS, from the coding sequence ATGACTGATATAATAATTTCTATTGTAACATACAAAAATAATTTTGCACAACTTCAAAAAGTAATTCAAAGTGTGCTAAATACAAATTTGAACATTAAATTATTTATCAGCGACAATTCGCCAGACCAAAGTATAAAACAGATTTGTCAGGACAGTAGAGTCGAATATATTTTCAATCAATCTAATATTGGTTTTGGAGCCGGTCATAATCTCATCATTAAAAAAGTTTGGAGTTAG
- a CDS encoding O-antigen ligase family protein, producing MALFIIYGVLGLYFIVKNSNNTVNYFITYPILASFLIFLIFYSLNKSIIHISKNASGEFNTNRVGGYIASIFPWIIFMIVITFKKSKRYFYSLLFVFFFTLLVFITSNSRGAMFASTVIGLSFFLIFYLHRKFSFNTKNFILFMFMIPVALLGVLIFSWGQYISTSIDINSNNLNKFSSNRYELWTIASDTFSDLPVIYKLFGTGAFNKDILPLYINFSLSDILANIVQSSFGQYVHSHNLSIEILISFGVVGIFLFLLISIFIPAYNFYKSKKIHSLYYPSLATLLIILLHGSFDYLLDNVNNIFILPICLAFLNNPNEKLEQTLETPRKNPYYLFFIGLFFIVTIYYSQYYHSANKLLAKFSKLNMLSFHCPNTLASLEIVNSTNLETLVELEKEIKSNKLFLLAAENKYNTFYGSFNHALFLKTKNESYANQAEEWYGKCYRFHPYPKACENLRRQLYIDVGWDLKNYLTLK from the coding sequence ATGGCGCTTTTTATTATCTACGGAGTATTAGGATTATATTTCATCGTAAAAAATAGTAACAATACAGTGAATTATTTTATTACATACCCTATACTTGCTAGTTTTTTAATTTTTCTAATCTTTTATAGTTTAAATAAATCAATCATTCATATTAGCAAAAATGCGTCAGGCGAATTCAATACGAATAGAGTTGGTGGGTATATAGCAAGTATATTTCCATGGATAATATTTATGATTGTGATCACATTTAAAAAAAGCAAAAGATACTTTTATTCGTTACTATTTGTTTTCTTTTTTACACTTTTAGTATTTATAACTTCAAATTCTAGGGGAGCAATGTTTGCTTCAACTGTGATTGGTTTAAGTTTTTTTCTAATTTTTTATTTACATAGAAAATTTTCATTCAATACAAAAAACTTTATATTATTTATGTTTATGATACCGGTCGCATTACTCGGAGTCCTTATTTTTTCATGGGGTCAATATATTTCAACTTCTATAGATATAAATTCAAATAACCTCAATAAATTTTCTTCCAATAGATATGAGCTTTGGACTATTGCAAGCGATACATTTAGTGATTTACCAGTTATTTATAAATTATTTGGAACAGGAGCATTTAATAAAGATATTTTGCCATTGTATATAAATTTTTCACTCTCGGATATATTAGCTAATATCGTACAAAGTTCATTCGGTCAATACGTTCATTCCCACAACTTATCTATTGAAATTCTAATTTCTTTTGGAGTGGTTGGAATATTTCTTTTCTTACTCATAAGTATTTTCATTCCAGCTTATAACTTTTATAAATCAAAAAAAATTCATTCTCTCTATTATCCGTCTTTGGCAACGCTTCTGATTATTTTACTTCACGGGTCTTTCGATTACCTTTTGGATAATGTAAACAACATTTTTATTTTGCCAATTTGTTTAGCATTCTTAAACAATCCAAATGAAAAATTGGAACAGACATTGGAAACTCCCAGAAAAAATCCTTATTATCTTTTTTTCATCGGATTGTTCTTTATTGTTACCATATATTATTCCCAATACTATCACTCAGCCAATAAACTGTTGGCTAAATTTTCTAAACTAAATATGTTGAGTTTCCATTGTCCTAATACGTTAGCTTCCCTAGAAATTGTAAATTCAACTAACCTTGAGACGTTAGTTGAATTAGAAAAAGAAATTAAGTCTAATAAATTATTCTTATTGGCTGCCGAAAACAAATATAATACTTTCTATGGCAGTTTTAACCACGCCCTATTTCTCAAAACTAAAAATGAATCTTATGCGAATCAGGCGGAAGAATGGTATGGAAAATGTTACCGGTTTCATCCCTACCCTAAAGCATGTGAGAATCTAAGACGTCAGTTGTATATAGATGTTGGTTGGGATTTAAAAAATTACCTAACACTAAAATAA